In the Mus caroli unplaced genomic scaffold, CAROLI_EIJ_v1.1 scaffold_20600_1, whole genome shotgun sequence genome, ACCGGAAGTGAGCCCCGGGTCCTCATGGGAGATGTAGTTCTTTTGTGGACTACAACCGGAAGTTCCTCCATTTTGGACCGGAAGTGAGCCCCGGGTACTCATGGGAGATGTAGTTCTTCTGTGGACTACAACCGGAAGTGAGCCCCAGATCCTCATGGGAGACGTAGTTCTTTTCTGGACTACAACCGGAAGTTCCTCAATTTTGCACCGGAAGTGAGCCCCGGGTCCTCATGGGAGATGTAGTTCTTTTGTGGACTACAACCGGAAGTTCCTTCATCTTGGACCGGAAGTGAACCCCGGGTTCTCATGGGAGATGTAGTTCTTTTGTGGACTACAACCGGAAGTGCCTCCATTTTGGACCGGAAGTGAGCCCCGGGTCTTCATGGGAGATGTAGTTCTTTTCTGGACTACAACCGGAAGTTCCTCCATTTTGCACCGGAAGTGAGCCCCGGGTCCTCATGGGAGATGTAGTTCTTTTTTGGACTACAACCGGAAGTGTCTCCATTTTGGACCGGAAGTGAGCCCTGGGTCCTCATGGGAGATGTAGTTCTTTTCTGGACTACAACCGGAAGTGACTCCATTTCTGACCGGAAGTGAGCCCCGGGTCCTCATGGGAGACGTAGTTCTTTTTTGGACTACAACCGGAAGTTCCTCCATTTTGCACCGGAAGTGAGTCCCGGGTCCTCATGGGAGATGTAGTTCTTTTCTGGACTACAACCGGAAGTGCCTCCATTTTGGACCGGAAGTGAGCCCCGGGTCCTCATGGGAGATGTAGTCCTTATTTGGACTACAACCGGAAGTTCCTCCATTTTGGACCGGAAGTGAGCCCAGGGTCCTCATGGGAGATGTAGTCCTTATTTGGACTACAACCGGAAGTTCCTCCATTTTGGACCGGAAGTGAGCCCCGGGTTCTCATGGGAGATGTAGTTTTTTGGTGGACTACAGATTCTCTAGTGCCCCCTGGTGTTTATGCAGTGTAACTGCATGCCAACCGGAAGTGCCTCCATTTTGCACCGGAAGTGAGCCCCGGGTCCTCATGGGAGCTGTAGTTCTTTTCTGGACTTCAACCGGAAGTGCCTCCGGTTTGGACCGGAAGTGAGCCCCAGGAACTCATGGGAGATGTAGTTCTTTTCTGGACTACAACCGGAAGTTTCTCCATCTTGGACCGGAAGTGAGCCCCGAGTCCTCATGGGAGATGTAGTTCTTGGCACGGTCACTGCCGGCCAACCGGAAGAGCCTCCAGTTTGGACCGGAATTGAGCGCCCCGGGTCCTCGTGGGAGATGTAGTTTTTGTGGACCCGGGTGGCTGGTGGGCTCGCCACACAGGACTGANTCCCTGTGAATCCACCCAGGGTTTTAATTCCTCTCCTTTATATTGAAAATGAGGGAATtagatttagattttaaaaatattttaacgtCAATTTACGTAGANAATTGATTTTAATTGAGGTTTTAAGAAAATTCTAATGTCgatttaaagtaaaaaattgaTTTCAATTGAGATTTTAGTAAAATTTTAACGTCCAATCTCATTTTGACACAAATGGATTTTAATCGAGATTGTAATAAGATTTTAAAGTCAatactaattgaaaaaaatttttttgagattttaaaaaNNNNNNNNNNNNNNNNNNNNNNNNNNNNNNNNNNNNNNNNNNNNNNNNNNNNNNNNNNNNNNNNNNNNNNNNNNNNNNNNNNNNNNNNNNNNNNNNNNNNNNNNNNNNNNNNNNNNNNNNNNNNNNNNNNNNNNNNNNNNNNNNNNNNNNNNNNNNNNNNNNNNNNNNNNNNNNNNNNNNNNNNNNNNNNNNNNNNNNNNNNNNNNNNNNNNNNNNNNNNNNNNNNNNNNNNNNNNNNNNNNNNNNNNNNNNNNNNNNNNNNNNNNNNNNNNNNNNNNNNNNNNNNNNNNNNNNNNNNNNNNNNNNNNNNNNNNNNNNNNNNNNNNNNNNNNNNNNNNNNNNNNNNNNNNNNNNNNNNNNNNNNNNNNNNNNNNNNNNNNNNNNNNNNNNNNNNNNNNNNNNNNNNNNNNNNNNNNNNNNNNNNNNNNNNNNNNNNNNNNNNNNNNNNNNNNNNNNNNNNNNNNNNNNNNNNNNNNNNNNNNNNNNNNNNNNNNNNNNNNNNNNNNNNNNNNNNNNNNNNNNNNNNNNNNNNNNNNNNNNNNNNNNNNNNNNNNNNNNNNNNNNNNNNNNNNNNNNNNNNNNNNNNNNNNNNNNNNNNNNNNNNNNNNNNNNNNNNNNNNNNNNNNNNNNNNNNNNNNNNNNNNNNNNNNNNNNNNNNNNNNNNNNNNNNNNNNNNNNNNNNNNNNNNNNNNNNNNNNNNNNNNNNNNNNNNNNNNNNNNNNNNNNNNNNNNNNNNNNNNNNNNNNNNNNNNNNNNNNNNNNNNNNNNNNNNNNNNNNaaaaaaaattattttcaagtgtaatgcttgaaaaaaataattttattggacatttaaaaaatatttattttaccttaaattttttttaaaagttagtttgGAAGTGGCTCCATTTTAGACAGGAAGTGAGCACCGGGTGCTCATGGGAGATGTGAAAAGAAAATTTCGTCCGTTGAAATTTGACAAAAATTGATTttaattgagatttttaaaaaatgtgcaccTCAGTTTACCTCGAAAAACATGGTTAAGTGAGATTTTGAAAAGAATTTCACTCCCGAGTGTCGCGCTTGACGACAACCGGATGACACCGCGTCGGCGGCGCCCGCGTGCGTGGTGATCCGTCACGGTGACGGCAGGGAAAACCCGGAGGAAGAACGGGGTCCTGTGGACGCTGTGCGTCCAAAACGCGAGCAACGCGTAGGGCGGCGTGTGTGGCGCGAGCCACTAAACGTGGTGAAATACGTCACACGTCGTAAAATAATACACACTTCCTGTGTCCCCACAGTCACTTCCTGTCGTCACTTTCTATCCCTCAGTGTCACTTCCTGTCCACCCAGGGCCACTTACTGTCCACCAAGGGACACTTCCTGTCCACCCAGGGTCACTTCCTGTCTACCCAGGGTCACTTCCTGTGCACCCACGGTCCCTTCCAGTCCCTCCAGAGTCACTTCCTATCCCCAACAGTCACTTCCTGTCTCCCCAGGATCATTTCCTGTCCCCGTAccgtcccttcctctctccactcaCCTACTTCCCGTCCCCCCGCCCACTTCCCGTCCCGCCCCGCCCACTTCCCGTCACCCCGCCCGTcactcacacatagacaccaGGTGGCTGTAGCTGACTTTATTGCCCCCACCCGCGCCCACTTCCTGTTTGAGACATCACTTCCTGTCCCCTGTGACATCACTTCCTGCCTGTAACTCCTCACTTCCTGGCGGCGATatcacttcctcttctcttcctgcctcatttcctccctgctgatgtCACTTCCTGTCCCCCGACTGCAAACTGAGGTcgcttcctgcctctgactccccacttcctggttgtgatgtcatttcctttcctctctccggCCGCTGAGGTCACTTCCTGCCCCACGGTCTGCGACCCTACGGCACAGGAAGTGACCCCGGGAAAAGGAAgtgccctcccccagccccacgccccacttcctgcctcagccctggaTGCCGACCTCACTTCCTGTCCCACTTCCTGTCTGTGACGTCACCTCTGACCCCACTTCCCCGCCGCGGGCATCGCTCCgcgccccggccccgcccccccGGGCGGCCATCATGGCGTGGTAGGGGCCCCGCGGACGCCGCAGCCGCAGGCGGTAGAACCCCGCGCGCGCGGTCAGACCCCGGTACTCGGCCTCCGTGCGCTCGCGGCCCCGGGCCTGCAGCAGCATCGTGAGCGACAGCAGCAGCGTCCGCGTCGGCCCCGCCCCGCCCGGGGACAGCACGCTCTCCACCAGCAGCACCGCGCCGCCTGCGGGGTCGGGGGTCAGGGGGCGGGGCCGGTAATCATGGTTACTCCCATGTGACCCCCGAGACAcctaggtgacccctgtgaaccCCCGTGACCCCTATGTGTCCCCTGTGACTCCCATGACCCCATGTCACCCCATGTGACTCCATGACCCCCATGTGACCCCTCCGACCCCTAAGTGACCCTGTGATCCCCATGACCCCATGTGATCCCCGTGACCCCATGTGCCCCCCGTGACCCACAAATGACCCCTGTCACCTTCACGAAGCCCCGGTGACCCCATGACCCCCCTGTGACCCAGGTAAACCCTTTGACCTTCGTGACCCCCAAGTGACCATGGTGACCCGGGCTGACCCCCTGTGGCCTTCGGTGATCCTGGATGACCCCAGTTGACCTCATCTCGTATTCGGTGACCTCCTGTGACATCACTGACCTTCTTGGCACCCCGGTGACCTCCCGTGACCCCGGCTGACCCCAGCTGACCTCATCGACCCCAACGAGACCCCGGTGACCTCCCGTGACATCACTGACCCTCGTGGGACCCCGGTGACCTCCCGTGACCCCGGCTGACCCCAGCTGACCTCATCGACCCCAACGAGACCCCGGTGACCAACGTGTGACCCGGGCCACCCACATTGAACCCTGTGACCCCTGTCAGCTCCGGTGACCCCGGGGGACCCCGCCTCACCCAGGcgaccccgccccgccccgccccgacCCGCCCACCTGGCCGCAGGGCGCCCCGCACGCGCCGCAGGAGCTCCACGCAGGCGGCGTCCGTCCAGTCGTGCAGGACGCGGGCCAGGATGTAGAGGTCGGCGGGCGGCAGCGGCGAGCAGAAGAAGTCGCCTGGGGGCGGGGCCGCGGGCGGGGTTCACGGTGATGTCAGACGCGCACACGGCGGCCACCAGGGTCTCATTTGCGTAAATTAGCGGCGGGGCGGCCTCATTTGCATACATTTGCATTGCACCCAGGGACTCCCGTGCATAATTTGCAAAAACTGCCCCTCATTTGCATAACACGTGGGGGTGGGGCTCATTTGCATGAATAGCAGCGAACCCCGGGGCCAATTTGCATAAATTAGCATAGGTCGCCGGGTCATTAGCATTAATTAGCATGCGGGGAAAGCCCGGGTCGGGTGCCGGGCTCATTTGCATAAATTTGCATAAATCTGAGGGTTTGCATCCCGCAGAGCCTGCTGCTCATTTGCATAAATCTGCATAATTTTGCATGGATTCGCACGAGCGCGCAGGGCCGTGATGATGTCACCCGGCGAGCCCCGCCCCTCGCCGCGCCCAGACGCCGACCCCGCGCCCACCTGACAGAAAGCGCACGCGAGGCTCCGCCCCGTCCTCGTCCTCCGCGGGGGCCGGGAAGTGGGCGCGGGCGGCGGCGACGACGTCGGGCGTCTCGAACACGGTGACCTCGCTGCCCGGGTAGAGGCGGGCGGCCACGCGGGCCAGCGCCCCGGACCCACCTGCGGTGGGCGGGGCGGCGGTGACGTCACTTCCTGTCTCCCGTGAGGTCGCTTCCTGTCTCCCGTGAGGTCACTTCCTGTCATGCCTGGCGTTTGAGGCCCGCCCACCATGAGGTTCACCCCGCCCTCCATGAGGTCACTTCTTGTCATCAACCTTGAAGTGATGTCACTTCCTGCCCTGGTGACGTCACTTCCTGTCTCCCGTGAGGT is a window encoding:
- the Asmt gene encoding acetylserotonin O-methyltransferase translates to MPRGRATRAGVSARQDRDFRALMDLAHGFMASQVLFAACALRVFDAAALGPVDAAALARSSGLSPRGTRLLLDACAGLGLLRRRRGAGPRGPSYTNSPLASAFLVAGSPLSQRSLLLYLAGTTYLCWGHLADGVREGRSQYARAVGVDADDPFTAIYRSEAERLLFMRGLQETWSLCGGRVLAAFDLSPFRVICDLGGGSGALARVAARLYPGSEVTVFETPDVVAAARAHFPAPAEDEDGAEPRVRFLSGDFFCSPLPPADLYILARVLHDWTDAACVELLRRVRGALRPGGAVLLVESVLSPGGAGPTRTLLLSLTMLLQARGRERTEAEYRGLTARAGFYRLRLRRPRGPYHAMMAARGGGAGARSDARGGEVGSEVTSQTGSGTGSEVGIQG